In Leisingera sp. NJS204, the following are encoded in one genomic region:
- a CDS encoding LysR family transcriptional regulator, with amino-acid sequence MDRPDLPLNALRVFEVAMRQGSFTKAAVELRVTQAAVSHQIARLEDLLGVTLFLRTSQGLVPTDEGQRLFPVLEHGFDAMARVLDRLGGQRDVEVLKVGVNTTFALGWLMPRVDTFRQAHPEIDLRISTNNNRVEILREGLDMAIRFGTGGWTGHDAIPLTEAPLAPLCAPGLAARLRHPSDLGQVTLLRSYRSAEWPGWFEVAGAPCPMVTGPVFDSSVALAELAASGAGAALLPVAMFESFIAQGRLAQPFCVTFSAGRYYLAWPSDRPATRAMNAFSRWLSGQSAGEAKLMPPVGSGDV; translated from the coding sequence ATGGATCGCCCCGACCTGCCGTTGAACGCTCTGCGCGTGTTCGAGGTTGCCATGCGCCAGGGCAGTTTCACCAAGGCCGCCGTCGAACTGCGCGTGACCCAGGCCGCAGTCAGCCATCAGATCGCGCGGCTGGAGGATCTGCTGGGCGTCACCCTGTTCCTGCGCACCTCGCAGGGGCTGGTGCCGACCGACGAGGGGCAGCGGCTTTTCCCGGTGCTCGAACACGGGTTCGACGCGATGGCGAGGGTGCTCGACCGCCTTGGCGGGCAGCGTGACGTAGAGGTGCTGAAAGTCGGAGTGAACACGACCTTTGCGCTCGGCTGGCTGATGCCGCGTGTCGATACCTTCCGGCAGGCGCATCCGGAGATCGATCTGCGGATTTCGACCAACAACAACCGGGTGGAAATCCTGCGCGAGGGGCTGGACATGGCGATCCGTTTCGGCACCGGCGGCTGGACCGGCCATGACGCGATCCCGCTGACGGAGGCGCCGTTGGCACCGCTCTGCGCGCCGGGGCTGGCGGCGCGCCTGCGGCATCCGTCGGACCTCGGACAGGTGACGCTTCTGCGCAGCTACCGCAGCGCTGAATGGCCGGGCTGGTTCGAAGTCGCAGGTGCGCCCTGTCCGATGGTCACAGGTCCGGTTTTTGACAGCTCGGTGGCGCTCGCGGAACTGGCCGCCTCGGGGGCAGGTGCTGCGCTGTTGCCAGTCGCCATGTTCGAGAGTTTCATTGCCCAAGGCCGGCTGGCGCAACCCTTCTGCGTCACCTTTTCCGCCGGGCGTTACTATCTGGCCTGGCCGTCAGACCGCCCTGCGACACGGGCGATGAACGCATTTTCCCGATGGCTCTCTGGGCAGAGCGCGGGAGAGGCAAAGCTGATGCCTCCTGTTGGATCGGGAGACGTTTGA
- the bla gene encoding class A beta-lactamase: protein MRFTASVLSRAVAGLALGLSLATMSAADTRLEALAETVSQVEQRLGGRVGLSLEEVGGQTSWSHREDERFLMNSTVKAPICGAVLAQRDAGALALSDALPVRAADLQSYAPVTKTRVGKDMTIEALCFAAIDMSDNTATNILIDRLGGPQAVTRFFRGIGDPISRLDRREPGLNTFVPGDPRDTTTPAAMAVTLEKLLLGSALSPVSRDQLADWMSHGGVTGNLLRADASADWQVLDKSGSGSHTRNIIAMVTPGKGAPWIITIFLSDADADFDTRNAALQKLGSAVMAVIRD from the coding sequence ATGCGGTTCACCGCTTCCGTCCTGTCGCGCGCAGTGGCAGGGCTTGCTCTTGGCCTGTCTCTGGCCACCATGTCCGCAGCTGACACGCGCCTCGAGGCGCTGGCCGAAACCGTGTCGCAAGTTGAACAGAGGCTTGGCGGGCGTGTCGGCCTGTCGCTCGAAGAGGTCGGCGGGCAGACGTCCTGGTCGCACCGGGAGGATGAACGCTTCCTGATGAACAGTACCGTGAAGGCGCCGATCTGCGGGGCCGTTCTCGCGCAGCGCGATGCGGGGGCCCTGGCTCTTTCTGACGCGCTGCCGGTGCGCGCGGCGGATCTGCAGTCCTACGCGCCGGTCACCAAAACGCGGGTTGGCAAGGACATGACGATCGAAGCGCTGTGCTTCGCCGCCATCGACATGAGCGACAACACCGCAACCAACATTCTGATCGACCGGCTAGGCGGCCCGCAGGCAGTTACGCGATTCTTCCGCGGCATCGGCGACCCGATCAGCCGTCTGGACCGGCGTGAGCCCGGTCTGAACACCTTTGTGCCCGGCGATCCACGCGACACCACGACCCCGGCGGCAATGGCCGTAACGCTGGAAAAGTTGCTGCTGGGCAGTGCGCTGTCCCCGGTATCGCGCGACCAGCTGGCGGACTGGATGAGCCATGGCGGCGTGACGGGCAACTTGCTGCGCGCTGACGCGTCTGCGGACTGGCAAGTCCTCGACAAGTCCGGCAGCGGCAGCCACACCCGCAATATCATCGCAATGGTCACACCCGGCAAAGGGGCGCCGTGGATCATCACCATCTTTCTGTCAGACGCCGATGCGGATTTCGACACCCGCAACGCGGCCCTGCAGAAACTTGGCAGTGCAGTCATGGCAGTGATCCGGGACTGA
- a CDS encoding helix-turn-helix transcriptional regulator: protein MTTSEPSSLATVSSQFAGNWIMALRHCCTDAQLASFLQRAGMHAVQGQIAHRITLDQIVRLYQIAAIETNDEMMGLWSRPIRARALQHLLTTVREASSLPSALHRFSTFWNLLLDDYQMKLASGPGSLSLRLLPRGEQPCQQFGHMLILKLAHGLLSWLAGYEVPVQAVQFAFERPGFSDDYAVIFPAQISFMAPCSAITFEVAKLGPTKRRSSAELKEFLSRAPRDWMFTGYREHKQSLRVREFLYQTSWEGGHLADAARALNVTPRTLMRRLDAEDTSFQAIKDGLRRDIAIHDLQAGSKSIEEISQDVGFSSPANFHRAFRRWTGVTPSSYRASKN from the coding sequence ATGACAACTTCGGAACCTTCAAGCCTGGCCACGGTTTCGTCGCAGTTTGCCGGGAATTGGATTATGGCCTTGCGGCATTGTTGCACGGATGCCCAATTGGCCTCCTTCCTGCAGCGCGCGGGGATGCATGCAGTCCAGGGTCAGATTGCCCACCGCATTACTTTGGATCAGATTGTCCGGCTTTACCAAATCGCTGCCATCGAAACCAATGATGAAATGATGGGCCTTTGGAGCCGGCCGATCCGGGCCAGAGCACTGCAGCACCTGCTGACAACGGTCCGCGAAGCCAGCTCTCTTCCTTCAGCCTTGCACCGGTTCTCTACGTTTTGGAACCTGTTGCTGGACGATTACCAGATGAAACTTGCGTCCGGGCCCGGCAGTCTCAGCCTGCGGCTTTTGCCACGCGGTGAGCAGCCCTGTCAGCAGTTCGGCCATATGCTCATCCTGAAACTGGCGCATGGGCTGCTGTCCTGGCTTGCAGGATATGAAGTGCCTGTCCAGGCGGTTCAATTTGCCTTTGAGCGCCCTGGGTTTTCAGACGATTACGCGGTGATATTTCCGGCGCAGATCAGCTTCATGGCACCGTGTTCGGCAATTACGTTTGAGGTCGCGAAACTGGGGCCAACAAAAAGACGCAGCTCTGCGGAACTGAAGGAGTTTCTAAGCCGGGCTCCCCGAGACTGGATGTTCACAGGGTATAGGGAACATAAGCAGTCTTTGAGAGTCCGGGAGTTCCTTTATCAAACAAGCTGGGAGGGCGGCCACTTGGCAGATGCCGCCCGCGCATTGAACGTCACACCTAGAACCTTGATGCGGCGGCTGGATGCGGAAGACACCTCCTTTCAGGCGATCAAGGACGGGCTGCGCCGGGACATAGCCATTCATGACCTGCAGGCCGGGAGCAAGAGCATCGAAGAAATCTCTCAGGATGTCGGGTTCTCCTCTCCCGCGAATTTCCACCGCGCTTTCCGGCGGTGGACAGGTGTAACACCAAGTTCGTACAGAGCATCGAAAAATTGA
- a CDS encoding LysR family transcriptional regulator, whose protein sequence is MKHDQLVALEAIVSTGTFRGAAERLHKSQSAISHTIRQLEEELELELFSRAAYRPALTPAGEIFYREASRVLRQMQGLKTTAARLRAREEPELNIAVSATMDLDPLLPALAETGRHHPATHLRLRMEMMGGPIARLMEGKADIALASLEGVPLDDVEAEPVTEVTIRPVASPGLNLPAGSRALSASEMQSHVQVVAAGTGGAAHEQSRDLLPGGLKWTVSDLAAKKKVILAGLGWGGLPDHMTEAERLSGALLPLNLERFPVRRTMIFKIRRRDRPPGVVASELWNRIGAAEPA, encoded by the coding sequence ATGAAACACGACCAGCTTGTTGCCCTGGAGGCGATTGTCTCAACCGGCACCTTCCGCGGCGCGGCGGAGCGGCTGCACAAATCACAGTCCGCCATCAGCCACACAATCCGCCAGCTGGAAGAGGAACTGGAGCTGGAGCTGTTCAGCCGCGCGGCCTACCGGCCGGCGCTCACCCCGGCAGGTGAAATCTTCTACCGCGAGGCGTCGCGGGTGCTGCGGCAGATGCAAGGCCTGAAAACCACTGCCGCCCGGCTGCGCGCCCGCGAAGAGCCAGAACTGAACATTGCCGTCAGCGCCACAATGGATCTGGATCCTTTGCTGCCGGCGCTTGCCGAAACCGGGCGGCATCACCCGGCCACCCACCTGCGGCTGCGGATGGAAATGATGGGCGGCCCGATTGCCCGGCTGATGGAGGGCAAGGCAGATATCGCGCTTGCTTCGCTGGAAGGGGTGCCGCTGGATGATGTGGAAGCTGAGCCGGTCACGGAGGTGACAATACGGCCAGTGGCCAGCCCCGGGCTGAACCTGCCGGCCGGCTCCCGTGCACTTTCAGCATCCGAAATGCAAAGCCACGTGCAGGTGGTCGCGGCGGGCACAGGCGGCGCCGCGCATGAACAAAGCCGCGATCTGCTGCCGGGCGGGCTGAAGTGGACCGTCTCCGATCTTGCCGCCAAGAAAAAGGTGATCCTCGCCGGTCTCGGCTGGGGCGGCCTGCCGGACCATATGACCGAGGCGGAGCGGCTGTCCGGTGCTTTGCTTCCTCTCAACCTGGAACGATTTCCTGTACGCCGAACGATGATCTTCAAGATAAGACGCCGAGACCGCCCGCCCGGCGTCGTTGCCAGTGAGCTTTGGAACAGAATTGGGGCAGCCGAACCGGCCTAG
- the gstA gene encoding glutathione transferase GstA: MKLYYKPGACPLASHIALYETGQSFEIEAVDTAAGRTASGADYRAINPKGYVPALGLDDGSVLTEGAAVLQYIADGNPEAGLAPAAGTLARARMQEQLNWIGTELHKAFNPLFRDGISEGGKDDARTAVAGKFDFIETQLEDGREWLVENRFSVADAYLFAVSNWANFTGIDLARWPRLAAFVSRSASRPSAQAAMRAEGLIQ; encoded by the coding sequence ATGAAGCTCTACTACAAACCCGGCGCTTGCCCGCTGGCCAGCCATATCGCCCTGTATGAGACAGGCCAATCGTTTGAAATCGAAGCCGTCGATACCGCCGCGGGCCGGACTGCAAGCGGCGCGGACTACCGCGCGATCAACCCCAAAGGCTATGTTCCGGCCCTGGGCCTGGACGACGGCAGCGTTCTCACTGAAGGGGCGGCGGTTCTGCAATATATCGCGGACGGCAACCCGGAAGCGGGTTTGGCGCCGGCGGCAGGCACCTTGGCCCGTGCCCGGATGCAGGAACAGCTCAACTGGATCGGGACCGAGCTGCACAAGGCCTTTAACCCGCTGTTCCGCGACGGAATATCCGAGGGCGGTAAAGACGACGCGCGCACCGCTGTAGCGGGCAAGTTCGATTTCATCGAGACGCAGCTGGAGGATGGCCGCGAGTGGCTGGTAGAGAACCGGTTCTCGGTCGCGGACGCCTATCTGTTCGCGGTCTCGAACTGGGCGAACTTCACCGGCATCGACCTGGCCCGCTGGCCCCGGCTGGCGGCGTTCGTGAGCCGCAGCGCGTCCCGCCCGTCCGCTCAGGCTGCAATGCGCGCAGAAGGGCTGATCCAATGA
- a CDS encoding nuclear transport factor 2 family protein, whose protein sequence is MTPADHKVVGALMEAYFEGLHHADSTMLREVFHPQLAYICATEGDELYLDLETYMARVDGREPPAKRGDPREEEILEIAFASDRLARVSARMTMMGRDFHDLLTLVRHGTEWRIVAKVFSYVPRKG, encoded by the coding sequence ATGACACCAGCCGATCACAAAGTGGTCGGCGCATTGATGGAGGCCTATTTCGAGGGCCTCCATCACGCCGACAGCACCATGCTGCGTGAAGTTTTTCACCCGCAACTGGCCTATATCTGCGCAACCGAAGGCGATGAACTGTACCTGGATCTTGAAACCTACATGGCCCGCGTCGATGGGCGCGAGCCGCCGGCCAAGCGCGGCGACCCGCGCGAGGAGGAGATCCTGGAGATTGCCTTTGCCAGCGACCGGCTGGCCCGTGTCAGTGCCCGGATGACCATGATGGGCCGGGATTTCCATGACCTGCTTACCCTTGTCCGCCACGGCACCGAATGGCGCATCGTTGCAAAAGTGTTCTCATACGTACCGCGAAAGGGCTGA
- a CDS encoding tautomerase family protein: MPYVNIKVTREGGPDGTGPSADQKAQLITGVTDLLQEVLGKNPATTFVVINEVPLEDWGVGGLPVQEYRKQAQ; this comes from the coding sequence ATGCCTTATGTGAATATCAAAGTCACCCGCGAAGGCGGCCCCGATGGCACCGGCCCGAGTGCGGACCAAAAGGCGCAGCTGATCACCGGAGTTACGGACCTGCTGCAGGAAGTTCTGGGTAAGAACCCGGCAACCACATTTGTGGTGATCAACGAGGTTCCTCTGGAGGATTGGGGCGTTGGCGGCCTGCCGGTGCAGGAGTACCGGAAGCAGGCGCAATGA
- a CDS encoding NAD(P)H-dependent flavin oxidoreductase, whose amino-acid sequence MKTRLTEALGITCPVIQAPMAFAAGGALASAVSSAGGLGMIGGAYGDAAWIDQQFDIAAGARVGYGLITWKLAEQPQLLDRVLAHDPAALFLSFGDPAPFASAIKDAGVTLICQVQTLRDARQALGCGADIIVAQGADAGGHGEARGTFALVPEIADEIARRNSKALLCAAGGITDGRGLAAALMLGADGAVIGTRFWASREALVHPRILDRALAATGDDTIRTRVVDVVRGYDWPGRYNGRVLRNRFIQKWHGSEEALKLEAGAEAAKWSAAQEAGDPDVATAFAGEGIGLIKNVQAASEILAGITAHAQRCLAG is encoded by the coding sequence ATGAAAACGCGGCTGACAGAGGCGCTGGGGATCACTTGCCCGGTGATCCAGGCGCCGATGGCCTTTGCTGCAGGCGGCGCGCTGGCCAGCGCTGTCTCCAGCGCCGGCGGGCTGGGCATGATCGGGGGCGCCTATGGCGATGCCGCTTGGATCGACCAGCAGTTCGACATTGCAGCGGGCGCCCGCGTCGGCTACGGGCTGATCACCTGGAAACTTGCGGAACAGCCGCAGCTGCTGGACCGGGTGCTGGCACACGATCCAGCGGCGCTGTTCTTGTCCTTTGGCGACCCGGCACCATTTGCGTCAGCGATCAAGGACGCGGGTGTGACGCTGATCTGCCAGGTGCAGACACTGCGCGACGCGCGGCAAGCGCTGGGCTGCGGCGCAGACATCATTGTCGCCCAGGGTGCGGACGCCGGGGGCCATGGCGAAGCCCGCGGCACCTTTGCCTTGGTGCCGGAGATCGCTGACGAGATCGCACGCCGGAACAGCAAGGCGCTGCTCTGTGCCGCAGGCGGCATCACGGATGGCCGCGGCCTTGCAGCGGCCTTGATGCTGGGGGCGGATGGGGCGGTGATCGGCACGCGGTTCTGGGCCTCGCGCGAGGCGTTGGTGCATCCGCGCATTCTTGATCGCGCGCTGGCGGCAACGGGAGACGACACGATCCGCACACGTGTGGTGGATGTGGTCCGCGGTTACGACTGGCCCGGCCGTTACAACGGCCGCGTTCTGCGCAACCGGTTCATTCAAAAATGGCACGGTTCCGAGGAGGCCTTGAAACTGGAAGCGGGCGCAGAGGCCGCAAAATGGTCGGCAGCCCAGGAGGCTGGCGATCCGGATGTTGCAACCGCTTTTGCCGGTGAAGGCATCGGCTTGATCAAAAATGTTCAGGCCGCCAGCGAAATTCTGGCGGGCATCACGGCGCATGCGCAGCGGTGTCTGGCAGGGTAA
- a CDS encoding NADP-dependent oxidoreductase: MKAAIIGSFGDVDVFRMADLPRPDPKPGEVLIRIHASSMNPVDAGVRSGAILPDDPALFPMILGWDAAGTVEALGPETEGFAPGDRVLAISPQPGSLVGTHAEFAALPASQVVKIADTVPFTTAAAVPLTGSTALAALQALALPPGARVLINNPKGAVGAMAAAIAPLLGFEPAAPDTRQVDGAIDVRGHKHAQQAFAAVKDGGAYATIVPEWWKPGGVFTESRGICPVTVQNPANQEVLQPLAGWLAQGVLAPEVQDILPLDQIAEAHRRLETPGYTGKFVLDHAF; encoded by the coding sequence ATGAAAGCTGCAATCATAGGATCTTTTGGCGACGTGGATGTGTTCCGGATGGCAGACCTGCCGCGTCCCGACCCCAAGCCGGGAGAGGTACTGATCCGCATCCATGCGTCCAGCATGAACCCGGTGGATGCGGGCGTGCGGTCAGGAGCCATCCTGCCCGATGATCCCGCCCTTTTCCCGATGATCCTGGGTTGGGATGCGGCGGGGACAGTCGAGGCGCTTGGCCCGGAAACAGAGGGGTTTGCCCCCGGCGACCGGGTGTTGGCAATTTCGCCGCAGCCGGGATCACTGGTTGGCACCCACGCGGAATTTGCAGCATTGCCAGCCAGTCAGGTTGTAAAGATTGCGGACACGGTTCCCTTTACCACTGCCGCCGCAGTGCCGCTGACCGGCAGCACAGCGCTGGCGGCTCTTCAGGCCCTGGCTTTGCCGCCGGGCGCGCGTGTCCTGATCAACAACCCAAAGGGGGCGGTTGGCGCAATGGCGGCAGCAATTGCCCCTCTGCTGGGGTTCGAACCCGCCGCCCCGGACACGCGGCAGGTGGACGGCGCTATTGACGTGCGCGGGCACAAACACGCGCAGCAGGCATTTGCCGCCGTGAAAGATGGCGGCGCCTATGCAACCATTGTCCCGGAGTGGTGGAAGCCAGGCGGGGTATTCACGGAATCGCGGGGCATTTGCCCGGTGACGGTTCAAAACCCCGCCAATCAGGAGGTTCTGCAGCCATTGGCGGGTTGGCTGGCCCAGGGCGTCCTGGCGCCGGAGGTCCAAGATATCCTGCCGCTTGACCAGATCGCGGAAGCGCACCGCAGGCTGGAGACCCCCGGGTATACAGGCAAATTTGTTCTGGACCATGCATTCTGA
- a CDS encoding TetR/AcrR family transcriptional regulator: protein MGRQRSFDTGHAIEQAMLLFWERGYEAASMADLSAAMGVNPPSIYAAFGNKQALFERCASHYAQNIAAYAPRALDGEATAAKALRRYVFEAIEAFSGKERPKGCLLVSAATNCGTASTGAQKLLAGYRQASEAMVAARIRRGIEDGDMPAASDPDLLAKYIAVLIQGLAAQARDGATADALHSVAELALGQVAVLP from the coding sequence TTGGGGCGGCAAAGATCTTTTGACACCGGCCATGCGATTGAACAGGCGATGCTTCTATTCTGGGAGCGCGGATATGAAGCCGCATCGATGGCCGATCTCAGCGCGGCCATGGGGGTGAACCCCCCAAGCATCTATGCGGCCTTTGGCAACAAACAGGCGTTGTTTGAGCGCTGTGCGAGCCACTACGCGCAGAACATTGCGGCCTATGCCCCCCGCGCTCTGGACGGGGAAGCAACGGCTGCCAAAGCCCTGCGCCGCTATGTGTTTGAGGCCATTGAGGCGTTTTCCGGGAAGGAGAGACCCAAAGGCTGCTTGCTGGTCAGTGCTGCAACCAATTGCGGTACCGCCAGTACCGGCGCGCAGAAACTGCTCGCCGGGTACAGGCAGGCCAGCGAGGCAATGGTCGCCGCCCGGATCCGGCGTGGTATCGAAGACGGAGACATGCCGGCAGCAAGCGATCCGGATCTGTTGGCGAAGTACATTGCAGTTCTGATTCAGGGGCTTGCGGCGCAAGCCCGCGATGGCGCCACAGCTGATGCTTTGCACAGCGTGGCTGAACTGGCGCTGGGCCAAGTTGCGGTTTTGCCTTAG
- a CDS encoding serine/threonine protein kinase codes for MPHDTSSVDPALACELPCGFKLLQGQYQIEQPLLSGGFGITYLARDSLERRVVIKECFPAGICRRSGTDVEPNTEEHAKSCRNVLRNFLREAHLLARARHSGIVGVHQVFKENQTAYIAMEFVDGLDLLTVREDQPERLTGPLLRHILCQALEALDCLHRQGILHRDISPDNFILGKDGSLTLIDFGAACGTLPNDDTALPVLLAVKDGYSAHELYKPELPQRPACDLYALGATLYYLITGNVPASSQQRLSAVMAGDPDPCKPLLGRPWNADPAVLATVDMAMSVLPAERFQSAHDWAGALAENGCETQNAAETDAQLPGTVAPAPEDNANLDAVIAELVATANGGLTPGQPRSARQQQTAPASKPSKPLRQLVNIFGEPVSDVEAWLEEQDAIPRRKKNAPAVERLPAAVPAADLPADPVLELRQEKPGFAGRLRKIFGRQRSTPETVKN; via the coding sequence GTGCCTCACGACACATCTTCTGTTGACCCGGCTCTCGCCTGTGAACTGCCCTGCGGCTTCAAACTGCTGCAAGGCCAGTACCAGATCGAGCAGCCGCTGCTCAGCGGTGGCTTTGGGATCACCTATCTGGCCCGCGACAGCCTGGAACGCCGCGTTGTCATCAAGGAGTGCTTTCCGGCAGGCATTTGCCGCCGCAGTGGCACGGATGTCGAACCCAACACGGAAGAGCACGCCAAATCCTGTCGCAATGTCTTGCGCAATTTTCTGCGCGAGGCGCATCTGCTGGCCCGCGCCCGGCATTCCGGCATCGTTGGCGTGCATCAGGTGTTCAAGGAAAATCAAACCGCCTATATCGCGATGGAATTCGTCGACGGTTTGGACTTGCTGACCGTGCGGGAGGACCAGCCTGAACGGCTGACCGGGCCGCTTCTGCGGCACATTCTTTGCCAGGCACTGGAAGCGCTCGACTGCCTGCACAGGCAAGGGATTTTGCACCGCGACATCTCGCCGGACAACTTCATCCTTGGAAAGGATGGGAGCCTCACGCTGATCGATTTCGGGGCCGCCTGCGGCACTCTTCCCAATGATGATACCGCGCTGCCGGTGCTGCTCGCGGTCAAGGATGGGTATTCCGCGCATGAGCTGTACAAGCCCGAGTTGCCTCAACGCCCGGCCTGTGACCTCTATGCGCTGGGTGCCACGCTGTACTACCTGATTACCGGTAACGTGCCCGCAAGCAGCCAGCAGCGGCTGAGCGCAGTAATGGCAGGTGACCCGGACCCGTGCAAACCGCTGCTGGGCAGACCGTGGAACGCGGATCCTGCGGTGCTTGCCACCGTGGATATGGCGATGTCCGTGCTTCCGGCTGAACGGTTCCAATCGGCGCATGACTGGGCGGGCGCGCTGGCCGAAAACGGCTGCGAAACACAGAACGCTGCGGAAACAGACGCTCAACTGCCCGGCACGGTTGCGCCAGCGCCAGAAGACAATGCCAATCTGGACGCCGTCATCGCCGAGCTGGTCGCGACGGCCAATGGCGGCCTGACACCTGGGCAACCGCGCTCGGCCAGGCAGCAGCAGACCGCACCTGCCAGCAAACCCTCAAAGCCGCTTCGCCAGCTGGTGAATATCTTCGGCGAGCCGGTCAGCGACGTGGAAGCCTGGCTGGAGGAACAGGACGCAATCCCCCGGCGGAAGAAAAACGCTCCCGCCGTGGAACGGCTGCCCGCCGCCGTACCTGCTGCGGACCTCCCGGCAGATCCGGTTCTGGAACTGCGCCAGGAAAAGCCCGGTTTCGCGGGCCGGCTGCGAAAAATCTTCGGGCGCCAGCGCAGCACCCCGGAAACGGTTAAGAACTGA
- a CDS encoding FHA domain-containing protein, with product MKFIKDIIGEKRERVRLDGHAAPEADPAQAPVQDAVAPDVASTGAARPPLSLDRGFLLDAVPETAQAASPVETAAPLAGKPADDGWTYDAGPDDALAEGEGLPGFAEEQPQDPAIAAFFAREQETVAVPAVSADPRDAGTLGSLAGAASDDPFAAGAEAPARVGIEDSFRSPELAEPAAESSESYRVFKRTQAGVQEQGSAPEVEETPSAAFAPVHQPQQQPEISPRGVEAQPASILAGTPQPAAPAPQAAPVAAPQPAPAASQPVVSMDIPADASIDVPAPSMGRGASRAGRVKTRLLGFSPAQTEDSDPFARSQKDIAPGYTRFPVGWLAIVQGPGRGAAFTLFSGVTVIGRGADQTVRLDFGDNSISRDNHAAIAYDPEQKAFYIGHGGKANLVRRNNRPVLSTETLAAGDVIRIGETTLRFVPLCGADFGWDQPQPSDTDHAVHR from the coding sequence ATGAAATTCATCAAGGATATCATCGGCGAAAAGCGGGAGAGGGTCCGCCTGGACGGTCATGCCGCACCAGAAGCAGACCCGGCCCAGGCGCCTGTGCAGGATGCGGTTGCTCCTGACGTCGCCAGTACCGGGGCTGCCCGTCCGCCTCTCAGCCTCGACCGTGGTTTCCTGCTGGATGCAGTGCCGGAAACAGCTCAGGCGGCATCCCCCGTGGAGACTGCTGCTCCGCTGGCTGGCAAGCCCGCGGATGACGGCTGGACTTATGACGCAGGGCCTGATGACGCGTTGGCAGAAGGCGAAGGTTTGCCAGGCTTTGCTGAAGAGCAGCCCCAGGACCCGGCCATTGCGGCCTTTTTCGCCCGCGAGCAGGAAACCGTGGCAGTGCCAGCGGTCAGTGCTGACCCTAGGGATGCCGGAACCCTTGGCAGCCTCGCAGGCGCCGCATCAGATGATCCCTTCGCAGCTGGCGCCGAAGCGCCTGCGCGCGTTGGCATTGAGGATAGTTTCCGCAGCCCGGAACTGGCTGAACCAGCAGCCGAAAGCAGCGAATCCTACAGGGTCTTCAAGCGAACCCAGGCCGGCGTACAGGAGCAAGGCAGCGCGCCAGAAGTTGAGGAGACTCCTTCTGCAGCCTTCGCCCCAGTACATCAGCCTCAGCAGCAGCCGGAAATCAGCCCGCGCGGCGTCGAAGCACAGCCTGCCAGTATCCTGGCAGGCACCCCTCAACCGGCTGCCCCTGCTCCGCAGGCGGCTCCTGTTGCCGCCCCGCAACCGGCGCCGGCAGCTTCGCAACCCGTGGTCTCCATGGACATCCCGGCAGACGCGTCGATTGATGTGCCGGCACCGTCGATGGGGCGCGGCGCCAGCCGGGCGGGACGGGTCAAGACCCGCCTGCTGGGTTTCAGCCCGGCTCAAACCGAAGACAGCGATCCCTTTGCCCGCAGCCAGAAAGACATTGCGCCCGGTTACACCCGTTTCCCCGTCGGCTGGCTTGCCATCGTGCAGGGGCCGGGCCGCGGTGCTGCTTTTACATTGTTCAGCGGCGTCACTGTGATCGGCCGCGGTGCCGACCAGACCGTTAGGCTGGACTTTGGTGACAACAGCATCTCGCGCGACAACCACGCTGCCATCGCCTATGACCCGGAACAGAAGGCTTTCTATATCGGCCACGGCGGCAAGGCGAATCTGGTGCGCCGCAACAACCGCCCTGTGCTCAGCACTGAAACCCTTGCAGCGGGTGATGTGATCCGCATTGGTGAAACCACCCTGCGCTTCGTGCCGCTGTGCGGCGCCGATTTCGGCTGGGACCAGCCGCAACCCAGCGATACCGACCATGCTGTGCACCGCTGA